In Zingiber officinale cultivar Zhangliang chromosome 8B, Zo_v1.1, whole genome shotgun sequence, a single genomic region encodes these proteins:
- the LOC122016130 gene encoding protein YABBY 2-like translates to MATQIVPEQVCYLQCNLCNTILAVSVPRNSLFHLVTVRCGHCANLLYVNMGAFSQAFPLDQQLQNLGSQSSRIDLASSSKYDTSSLMYSLHDDRQIITLHPPQKRQRVPSAYNRFIREEIQRIKASNPDISHKEAFGAAAKNWAHLPHIHLGLTLEGSDQQVNMEEGIGATTGGGDPKGPAGFY, encoded by the exons ATGGCGACACAGATTGTTCCTGAGCAGGTTTGCTATCTCCAGTGCAACTTGTGCAACACAATCCTTGCG GTTAGTGTTCCTAGAAACAGCTTGTTCCACCTTGTGACAGTGCGATGTGGCCATTGTGCTAATCTCCTGTATGTCAACATGGGAGCTTTCTCTCAAGCTTTCCCTCTTGATCAGCAACTGCAG AACTTGGGGTCTCAAAGTAGTAGGATAGATCTTGCCTCATCCTCCAAGTATGACACGAGTTCTTTGATGTACTCACTACATGATGATCGACAGATTATAACCTTGCATC CTCCACAGAAGAGGCAACGTGTTCCTTCAGCATATAACAGATTTATCAG GGAGGAGATACAAAGGATAAAAGCCAGCAATCCTGATATCAGTCACAAGGAAGCTTTTGGTGCTGCAGCAAAGAAT TGGGCACACTTGCCTCACATTCATCTCGGGCTAACCCTAGAAGGCAGTGACCAGCAAGTGAACATGGAGGAGGGGATAGGAGCGACGACTGGAGGAGGAGATCCGAAAGGCCCTGCAGGCTTCTATTGA